The sequence CTCTTAAGGTATTTATCAGAAAATACAATTTATTATATAAACAGGGACATAGAAAAGAGATAATGGTAATACATGGATATGGCTCAAAATTTTTAGATAGTAAACCTGTTATAAGGACGAAAATAAGAGCATATTTTTTGAGAAATAAAGAGTGTGTAAAAATGAGACTGGATATGAACCCAGGTATTACTTATGTTATGCCATTAAAACCGCTACCAATACCGAGGAAAAATAAAAGATAATACTTTAAAAAAATAGACTAAAGTTGTATAATTTAAAGAAACGATTAGGAGAAAAAAATGTATATAAAGAGTAAAAAAAATATAGGAGAACAACAAAAAAATGAGATTTTAAGATTTCTTGAGGATAATAGATTAGGTAGTGTCATTTTAAAAGAAAAAGATTACTATAAAATAGGTGTGGTAGGAGATAAGGAAAAAGTTGATTTAGATAGACTTCTTTCTTTTGATGGAGTTGATGAATTAGTAAGTATAGGAAAGAGCTACAAGTTTGTAAGTAGAGAATTTCAACCAGAAGATACTATAATAGATGTGAGAGGTAGAAAAATAGGAGGAGGAAATTTTCTAGTAATGGCAGGACCATGTGCTATTGAAAGTAAAAAAT comes from Fusobacterium necrogenes and encodes:
- a CDS encoding Smr/MutS family protein — protein: MYNEIDLHHMNFDDALKVFIRKYNLLYKQGHRKEIMVIHGYGSKFLDSKPVIRTKIRAYFLRNKECVKMRLDMNPGITYVMPLKPLPIPRKNKR